The window GGCGGTCCAAACCGGATAATAGGCGTAGAACGTGTAATCGCCCGAACCGCTCCAACTCTCGGAATAGAGGATGTTCCTGGGGTGGAAGACGGCGAGGCCCGATCCGGCGCCGGACTGGAGCGTGCAGATGTCGTGGGCCTTCAAGGCTTTGGAAGAGTCGAAAGCGTAAGCGCCGATGTTGTCGTAATCGCTCCAATACATCAGGCCCGAGGTGCCGGGGAAATAAGACCGGGACGACGCGGCGGATGCCGGAACGGATGCCGCGGGAGCGACGCCCGTGAAAGTCATCGGAGAACCGCCCGCGGGGACGGAATCCTCCTTGCTGCATCCCATCGCCGTCAAAGCGATGAGAGCCATTGCCAATACGTTGTTTTTCATACGTTTCATCGAATTAAACTATTCCCAAATTCCATCGACGTACTGTCCGGCATCGACGCCCCGGTCAACGACGACGCGAAGATCCCGGGAATTCAATCCCTTGATCGTCGAAGAAACCGTATAATGGTAATTGCGAACCACGTTGAAATCGGTGGACGCATTCTCCCCGAGGTAGATCGTATAAGTGACGTCGGTCAACGCAGAACCGCGCTGGTAGTCGCCGCCGATCTCGATGAAAGTACTGCCCGCAGGAGCGTTTTCAGGACCCTTTTCGGAGGGGCTTTTGATACTGGAGACGACGCCCCGCAGGTTCTCGGGAACGTACCACGTGTACGTGAAAGAACCCGTCCCGGAGACGGAAACAGCGGGGTAATTGATGAAATTGTCGGACGAAGCGGCGTCGGGGTACAATCCGGTGGTCCCGGTGGGAAGAGTGTGCTCCAGGAACCGAGTGCACGAAGCGGCGCTCCGCAAGCTCACGCGCGAAGGAGTGAATTTCTCCCCGGCAGCCGTAATCTGAATGTCGAAGGTGAAGTCGATTTTAGCCACCAAGCGCTTCATCTGAACCGTTCCCGAAGCGATGACGGAAGATCCCTTGTACGAACCGATCATCGGCAAAACGCCATCGGCAGATACGGCGGCCTCGCTGGCGAAAGCGAGCGTCGAAGCCTCGAACGACCCGAGCGTAACGTCCGAATCGGGCACCCCGTCCCCGGCAGAGAACTTCTGGAAGCGATCCGGACCGACGTTGGCGACGAAATAGATCTTCGTGTCGCCGGAAGTCTCGTACAAAGCGACGCTGAGCGAATAACCGTTCGTGGCGTCACCCCCGATCATGCTCGCATCGTAATACTCGCAGAACAACAGCTTCGAAGCATCCGTCGCGCCGTCGAACTGCAAAACCCACAGGTTCTTCAAAGCATCCTCGTCAACGGTGCTCCGGCCCTCGGCGGCCCCCAAAGCCGATGTCCGCATATCCGCAGCGCTCAGACCGAAAGTCATCCGGGCCGTTCGCCCGGAAGCATCTCCGCCCTGCTCTCCGGATACGGGAATCGTATCCGCACTTCGCTCGCATGAACACAAGGCCGCGGCGACGACGGATAAGATACACAATGTCTTTCTGAAAATTTTCATAACAACTTATACATTTGCAATTCATTCTTAGGTATTCCGGACGGCCCGCCGAAAATCCGTCGGACCCCGCCCGGAACGATAGTGCGGGTGCGGCTACTCGCTCGCGTTTTCGAAAACGATACCGCCCATATCGACATCGGTCCACGCATCGGAACCGGCCAACGCGGAGAAATAAGCCCCCAGATCGGCTGACCAATCCTTATTTTCGGTCCAACTGTCGGGCTTTATCTGCGGCGTGAAATAACCGCCCACGTCGGTCGTCCAACCGGAGATCTCCCAGGAGCCGACGACGACGCTGAAATGAGGCTGATCCCCCAGGGAAGTGTCCCAGACGGCATCCGTATTCCACGGCGTGATCTGCAACGTCAGCAAAACGAAGCCCCCCTGCAAGGAGACATCGAACGTGTAACGAAGACCGGGCGCAAACGCCATAGCGGAAACCTGAGCATCCAGATCGGTGGCCTCGGTAGCGCTGTTGAAGACAACCTGCATGGCCAACCCGAAGGGAGCGTCGGCCTTGGGCAACACCTCGTCCGCGACCGTGTACTCGTAGGGCTGGTCGCCCGGAGTGAAGGTGGACGCGGGGAAATCGTAAGTGCCGCCGCCGACATCGGTCGGCAACACCTCGCACACGACAGCCGAAACAGGCGAAAGCGTGATTTCGGAAAGCTCCACCTTCTTGATAACGGCTTTCGTGACGTTCTCGGCCTTCCGGGAGATGGTGAAATACAACTGGCTGCACTTACGCTCCAACATGCTCAACGCGACAGTCTGCGACGAAGTCCCCGACTGCGGAGCCACCTGGCATGCAGCGGTAAGCGAACAGGCGTAATCCGTACCGTGTTCGACGCTGACCGAACGATGGTCGTCCGCAAACGGCAAAGCCGGCGTAAGCGCGTAAAAATCGTACGCCCCGGCCGACAACCGCATAGCGTCGCCCGCGGAACTCGTAACCTTGCCCTCGGAATCCACCGCGCACGGTTTCAGAGAACCGTCTTCCTGCACCTCGTAAGCGACCTCGCTCACGTAAGTATCCTGCGCAATATCCGCAGTCGCACCGGATGCCCGGCGTTTGTAGGCGGCCACACGCACGGTGGACCCTGCGGACAACGACTCCGCGGCAGCCCGGCTGTCAGGACGGACCTGCGGCTGCACCGAGGCCGAGATCCCGACACCGCGCAACGCGAAGCCGACCTCGATTCCGCCAGGCCGGCCCGAGGCAGACTCGGAATCATGGCATGCCCCGGCGATGCCGGCCACGAACAAAATTCCTGTTAAAAACAATATTTTTCTCATAATATACCTGCTTTTCAGAATCGGAAACATCCTGCGATTCCGACTTGCGGGAAGATACGACCTCGAAAAAAGCATCGCTTTCTCAGAGGGGGATTTCCACCCGGTCCGAAGCATCCACCCACGCTCCGATCGTGGCCACAGGCTCGACAGCGGTAGTCGTGAATTTCAACACCACGTCGTAAGCCTTGCCTTTTTCGAATCCGGCGTCGGGAACCGGCAGCGCGACTTCGCAGGTTCCGCCCTGCTCCGTGACGACTGCCAGCGACAGGGACGCACCGGCTGCCACAGGGGCGACCATAGCATAACCGCACTCCGCAGCAGTATCCGAACCTTCGGTGAACGCCAGAGGATAGGCAATATCGGCATCATCGGCAAGCCGGTTCTTCGACAGAGACAGGTCTGCGGCAACGCCCTCGAACTCGACCGTACCGGGCAGCGTGATTTTGCATTTCGTCTGTCGGTCTTTCAGGGCGATGTCGGTTATCTTCCCCCAAACCGCCGGGGCTGCGGCATCGGCCGCATAGGCTTTGAACCTGAATTGCGTAAGCTGGTGTGCGAAGGTGAAAACCTTGCCGGTCGTGCCGAACCGGGATTCGGCGACCTTGCAACCCACGAGTTCCTGAGTCAGCATAATGTCCGTTCCGCCGTCGATGTTCAGCGTCACGACACCCGCAGCCGGCACCGCCCGCGGATACCACCCCACCAATTTCGTATTGTTATTGGTTTCGCGGCTCAGGTAATATTGAGAGGTTGCGAACGAAATTGCGGCCTCGGAAGATACCTCGCCCGTATTGGCGGCCAGCGTCGCCGGCAATGCGGCGGAAAGAGTCGCATAGGCAGGATATTGACCGTCGTCGAGTTGATCGAGACGGGCGAAACTGACCTCCAACGCCCCGTGTTCCGCATTGATCACGGCACGGGTGAGCGGCGGCAGTTGGGCCGTACGCACCTCCGCGGATGTTGCAGGAACGACACCGCCGCTCAACAGAATCTCCACCGGCGCATCCTTGTCGGGCGTGGGTTTCACGGACGGTTTGCGGTCTTTCGAACATCCTGCCGAAAAGACGGCCGCCAAAAGCAGAGCTGCCGAAAAAAACGATAATTTCTTCATAATCGGGCTTGGATTTATAAAAACGGGGAGAAGTGCCGACCGTAAAACGGCGCATCTCCCCGTTTGAAATTCGATATTCGGGAAAACCTCGGCCGGCAACCCGAAAAAGGGGACCTGATTACTGGATCTCGACCTCGGAGTTACCGCCCTTCACCCAATCCGTAACGGTAGCCTTAGCCACGATTTCCGTAGCCTTGAACGTCAGGGTGACTTCGAAAGCCTTGCCCTGCGTATCGCCGGAGAAAACAGCGGGATCTTCCTCGCCAACCTTAGCCTTATACAGGTCGAAAGAAACCTCTTTCGTCGTAACGGTCTCACCGAGTTTCGTATCGACACTCAATGTGAAGTGCTTGACACCGTTTTCGGCAGTGATCGGTGCTACGAGCGAATAAGCAACCTCCTCAGCCGTAGTCGTCAATGCAATCTTATTATCTGCATCATCAACTGCGTTGTCGGTATATGCAGCAGCGTCGATGCGATAAAATGCCATTCCGTCTGCCACAGGATTCGAAAATGCCGTACCGGTTGTAGCCGCACCGGTTGCCAACGTAACCTCAGCAGTATCGAAAACGTCACCGTTCATGGCTTTAACGAGCGTAATACCGGTGATGTCACCCCATACGTTCTGAGCAGCCTCATTCTCAGCCTTGACTTTGACAACCAGCTTGGTAAGCAGGTGCTTGAACTCGAAAGAAGGAACGGTACCAGCCATAGCCGTACTTTTCTTACCGTTTACTTCCGCAGCAGCCATGACATCCGTCTTACCGTCGAACGTGTATTTTGCCGTCGTAGCAATATCTTTCCAGTCAGCAAGGGCCGTCGGATAAAGAGCGCAGAAATAAACTGTAGCATCGCTCACCGGATAATACTTCGGAGTGGTGTCGAAACCTTTGGCATTTGTATCGTCAGCGAACGTTATCGTTCCGTCGCAATACCGGGTGGTATAATCTGCGGTAGTTGTGGAACCGAGAACTACGGCAGTAAGAGTGTTGTCGGAAGCGATCTGGCCTTCAAAAGGCGCACGCGTCTCAATAGTAAGGGCTTTCGAGGTAGCCATGATTTCGACCATGTCGTTCTCGACAACGGGACGGTTAGCTAACTCGCTCTTGGAGCAACTTGCCAGCGTCAGCAAAGCAAGCACAGGAACATAAAGCTTTTTCATAGCAAATAAATTAAAAAATTGGTAAATAATTAATTAATATAAAAAGGTATAACCTTATGAGATTGTCATTATTGAACGATTGCAGAACCGTAACCGGCCATCACCCACGGAACGACCGTGGCGCTCAAGACAATGCCGGTCTGCTGCTGAAACGACAGCGTAATGAGATAGGAGCGCCCAGCAGCGAAAGATTCCTCTTTCACACCGCCTATCGAGGATGTAGGCCGGATAAGCACGTCATCGTAGGTCGCCTTCGAGGTCTCGACCCGAACATGGAATTCCGGCTGTCCGGGCTCCAACATGACCTCCTGACCGACGCTCTGAGGCTGTGTCGGCGACCCCGTAATGAGCACCTCCGTGATGCCGGGCACGGCCAACTCGCCGGGAGAGCTCCAAGCGCCCAAAGCTCCGGTTTCGATGTTCATGGAAGAGTCGCTATTGACCCCCAGAAGCGAAATGCCCCGAAGAGACACCTCGTTCAACGAAGCGTAACTGTCGATCACCTGGAACCGCAACTGCGTGAGCACATGCCGGAACTCCAATCCCTGCGGCCTGCTATTGCGGCTGCCGGTTACGGGCGTCGCAAACATGACATCCTCCCGTCCGCTCAAAGAGAAATGCAACACGGGGGCGTGTCCGGATGCCGGAGCCTCCACGAAGAAACGGCCCTCGGAAGAGGTTCCGACCGGAGCGTAAGGATGGTAGGCGCAGAACTCGACCGAACTCTCCTCCTCGGCAGGGTAATAATAATTGCCGGCCCACGAAATATTTCCCGTAAGAGCGTCGATGGAAGTCGTGCGGACATTATCCATTCTCAGAACACCGCCCCACTGGCTCCCGTCCGATGGAATGCCGGACGAAGCGTCGGAAATCTGAATGCCGTAGATCCCGACATTGTTTCCCGCAGCGGAGAGATCCTCCAATGAATTGACGGCACGGGTGGGACTCTTCGCACCGAGACGTATCACGGCACGGCCGTCTTCCTGCAATGGCTCCTCAGTACATCCATTGCACACACAAGCAAGCAGGCACAAAAACAGACTACAGATCAAATGCGAATATTCAAGAATATGTTTTTTCATGATCGGAATGTTATTTTACCCGATAAACTAAAATTGCAGGTACGGCTATATGACTCCTCCGCCCGAACCCTCGTCCCACGGAAGGACCGAAGCCCGAAGCTGGCCGTCGATCAACGACAAGACCACACGCAGGGAGATTTCATTCGGGAACACGCCGCCTTCGGAAGCGATACTCCGGACGGCGTCCGTCAAGTCGGCCGTGACCGGATAAACCGTACTACTTTCGTCTTCGCCCACCAACTCCAACGATAACAGATGCGACGGAGCATCCGTACGAGGCGGAACCAAGTCGAGCACGTAAATATCGGCGGTGAAAGAGGAGCTCCCCGCAACGGGATCGGCGGTAAAACGCACGCTCGCGGCGGCGGAGGAACAAAGTCCCGAAAGGCAATGACGCGAAAGCGAAACGCCCGAAAATGAACCGCGGCAGGAACTCAGCGGAACGAAATCCCCGATTTCCAACATGAACCGGACGTGTTTGATGCACGAACAAGGCGCAGCGGCGACCCGAACGGTGTCGCGGTAAGGAACTTCCAGAGTTTCCGACTCGACCAAACGCGTGGCGTAAGCCAACCTTTCGGGCTGGCAGACATGCTCGCCATCCTCGTCCGGCAATACATAGATTTCCGCCGTATCGTAACTCCGCTCGTTGCGCACGGCAACATTGACGCAGTCGCTATTGACGACAATGACACGATAACGGCCGACAGGCAGAACGCCGCCGAATCCCTCCGACGGGCAATCGAAAGAGAGCATCTCCCCGCCGTTCTCGGGATAGAAATAAAACCGGCTGCCGGCAGGCGAAAAACCCTCGTCCCACGACAAAGCGATCTGCACGTAACCTTCTTGTTTACGATAGTCCAAACTCTCTTCGGTGCACCCCCAGGCCATCAACAGCCCGATGGATAAACATATATGAGCAATCGTTTTCATAACCGACTGATATTGATCCGCAATCAAATCAATGCTTGTTGCCTCCGAACCGATAAACCACATCGAACCTCAATCCGGTCAATGCGAATTCGTTTTTCTTATCCGAGCTGTTGTAATAGAAATAAGGCAGTTCCCGGTCGTAGATGTTGTAATCGGCACTGCGGTAGCCGCCGCGCACGCTCAATTCGAAACTCCAATGCCGGGACAACGGCAGCAGGTAACCGACCGACACGCCCGCGCTCCAATAAGTACCGGTGTAATTGGTCAGAGTGGTAATGTCGTCGCGGCGGTCACGCTGGTTGTTGAAATCGCCCGCTTCGCCGTAAACTCCGACAAAGAAACCCCGGAACAATCCGTCCCCCCGGAACCACAACCGGGGTTCGACGCTGTAAGCCGAAAGGCCCCAGAACTGTTTGCCGCTGTCGTAAGCCCAATCGGCGTACAATGCGGAAACCCCGACAGACCAACGCTTTGCGAAATAGACTTCGCCTGCGATATTGGGCATGAAAGTCGTTCTCTTGAAATCCGGGCAGACTCCGGCCCATGCGACCAGATCGGTCTTCAAGCCCACGATGGGATACAAGCGGCGGTTTTCCTTCCGCTGCCGGCGGGCAGCGGCGGCGGCTTCGCGCTGGCGCTGCAACTCTTCGGCTTTCCGGCGTGCAGCCTCGGCGGCTTCGCGCTCCGCTTGCAGACGGGCCATCTCCGCCGCCTTGCGCTCAGCCTCTATCCGGGCAGCCTGTGCGGCCTGACGCTCGGCCTCCAAGCGAGCCATCTCGGCAACATGGCGTTCGGCCTCCACCCGGGCGGCCTCTTCCTGCTCCGCAAGAGCAGCCAAACGCCGCTCCTCGGCCTCGGCTGCAGCACGCTCCTGCTCCAAAGCGGCGGCGAACTCCGCATCGTCCAACCGGCGCTGCAATTTCTCCTCCATAATCCGGTGCAGGTCGTACTGCACGGTGATCTCGACACGCCGGGACGCGGGGAACAGCGTCTTCAACATATATTTATAAGGTTCTCCGCCCCGTAAATCCATCAGTTTTTTCTCACGGCCCTCGAATACGCCCACATGGTCGATCAAAAAGAGAACATCCTCACGATGAGCCATCTGCGAACCTTCGACGAGCTCCCGCAACTTGGCCCAGTCTTCCGCCACCCACTTCACCTCGACCGGGAAATGCGACGAAAGAGCGTATTTGTCATTGAGGTAATCCCTGAATCCCTCCGCACGGCTGCGGGCCAGACGCTCGTTGATAGCATAGGAACCCTCTATCGAACAATATCCGCACAAGCGGACCGAATTGACGAAAATGAGACTATCACGATAAATCTGCCGGATGAACTCGTCGAGTTTGCGCAATTCGGACGCATTATTTTCGAAATCCGGAAGAACCTGAGTCCGGCTTTGCGGATAAGTCAGATAACAACTCATGCTGCGAGCCCCCTCTCTGATGACTTGCCGGTAGGTGGAATCCGAAACCGAGAACAATGAATCCCGCTGCTCCGGGCTGCCGGACATTCCGAATGCGGAATGAACCTGCAAGACGGACACAACGCTCATAAAGACCGGTAAAAGCCGAAAAAGCCTGCTAACACAATTGAAAGTACGCATAGAAGGGTTGATTATTAGTCGTTGAAAATACAGGGAAAACCCTCTCCCAAATGGCCTCCGAGCCCGCGGAAGGAGATGAAAGAACCGATCAATATATTATTTATCAGCAACATACCTCTTCGTTAGTATGCAATTAACCTTCGATTTTTCGCCTATCTGGTTATCCGATTGATAATCAATATATTGCAAACTCGCTGGGGGGGGGTAATTTGTTGATATTCAATTTTTTCGGAAAAAAATTTCTGCAAAAAAAATTTTTGTAATATATTTGCTCCGAGAAATCGAACGATTTATCTTCTATCGAACGGGCAGAGAATGTCCGTTTTTTGTTTGAGGAGGCATTAGTTGCAGTACATCCATTAACCCTTCAAACAATGATAGTAGCATATTTACGAGTCAGCACCGAAAAACAGACGCTGGCAAATCAACAAAACGAAATCTCGAAATTCGCAGACAGCCGTAACCTGCATGTGGATCGCTGGGTAACGGAAATCGTGAGCGGCAAAAAGAAAGGCCGGGAACGCAAACTCAGGACACTCCTGCGCCGCATGAAACGCGGAGACACGATGATCGTAACGGAACTCTCCCGTCTGAGCCGCACCCTGACAGACATCATGGCGATCGTGGGAGAACTTCTCAAAAAGGAGGTCTGCCTGTACAGCACGAAAGATCACTACGCCTTCGACGACACGATAAACAGCAAGGTGCTCTGTTTCGCATTCGGGCTGGTGGCGGAAATCGAACGAAACCTGATATCCATGCGTACACGGGAGGCGCTGGCGCTGAGACGCGAACAAGGAATCGTACTCGGACGCCGCAAAGGCAGCTACACCAAACTGCAACAGCTCATCGACGACCGCCGCGAAATAGTGAGCATGATGAACCGCGGGCACAGCGTAGCGGCCATCTGCCGCCAATACGGAGTGGCCAGAAATACGTTCGACCGATTCCGGAAACAATACATCTATTCCATCATGCGAGGTCAAAGAAAACGCTGGAGAGTCAATGGGAACGTTGCGGAGCCGAAAGAAAAGACGATCACCGACCATACGGAAACGGTCGAACTCTGAACGCGCCCCCATAACCGCCCGTCATTCAGAAGAGGGGCAGGCAGGAAAGGCGCGGATCATGCCAAAGTTCGGAGAAGAACATTTCGGGCATGCAGCCCATGTCCAACCGAATCTTTTCACCGATACCATATAATATAATAGAAACAGCGCAAAAAAACGGAAGGGGCCGACGACTGCCCCTTCCTCCTGCAAAAAAGTGCGTCACAACTTATTTGAATTCTTCATAGCTTAGTTTGCAGGATGTGAAATAAGCAGTCGGACAACCCACAGACATTGCGGCTGACAACACCCCGGCCGGCGGTGTGCGCTGAAAGAGAATTTCGATGTCCATTCATGTTCCGACACTTATTTATTAAATAAAATATTGTCAAAAAGCACTGGTTCGGAATTACGGGAACCCAACGACCGCATATCGTACAAACCACTCGGCCGAAACCCGCCCCAAGTGCCTGCATTGGCTATTTTTCCTGATATTGCGATCATTCAGTTTAGATAAAACAGCACTGACTGCGTATCTATCACTGCCCAAATATAGGAATTATATTCTTTTCTGCAAAATATTTTACAATAAAATATTTAATTTTAGCAATAAATCGTGCCGCAGGGTATCTGAAACGGGTCCGGCAATCTCCTAACCCATCGGCCCCAAAACAGCGGAAACGACTTCCGGACGACGGTTCGTGCATACGAAACAGCTTCATTCAGGCCGATGCACCCCGGAATCTCCCAGGATGCACCCGTGTTCTTGGAGACGTTTTCAACAGCCGCACCGCCTGGCAGGACTCGAAGCGGCGAACGCATAATTTGGGGCTGAAAACAAAACGGGTTGCAAACTCGATTTGCAACCCGTCTCCCGTCCTGGCGGAAAGTGAGGGATTCGAACCCCCGGAACCTTGCGGTTCAACGGTTTTCAAGACCGCCGCGATCGACCACTCCGCCAACTTTCCGGAGACAAAAGTAGCACCGATTTTCCATTCTGCCAAATCTCCATCCCGTTTTTATTCCAACCCCGCAAACCCGGAACTCAAATTCCGGAGATAATTTTCTTCTTTTCCGAAATTTGCATATCTTTGTCAGCAAGTTAGGACCCGGAGATCATTCTCTCACGCAACGAAGCCATGAACAAAGCGCAGTTTGTCGAAGCCATCGCTCTCGACGCGAACATCCCGAAGGTCGAGGCCCGCAAAGCCATCGACGCCATGATCCGTGTGACGGTGCAGTCCCTGCGCGAAGGCGAGCGGCTGACGCTGACCGGACTGGGCACGTTCAACGTACAACAGCGTCCCGAACGCGTAGGCCGCAACCCGCGCACGGGCGCCGCCGTGAAGATTCCGCCCCGCAAGGTCATCAAGTTCCGTCCCTCGGTCGAGATCGAATGATCCGGCCCGCAAAACCCTGTATACATGCCTGAAATTTCCCTTCGCGCCGAGCAGATGCCGGCCTCCCCGATACGCAAACTCGTCCCGCTGGCCGACGCAGCACGCGCCCGGGGCATCAAGATTTACCATCTGAACATCGGACAGCCCGACCTGCCCACGCCGCAAGTGGGGCTCGACGCCCTGAAGCATATCGACCGCAAGGTGCTGGAATACAGCCCCAGCGACGGCTACCGTTCGCTGCGCGAGAAGCTCGTTTCCTACTACGCGCAGTATCAGATCAAACTCACCCCCGAGGAGATCATCGTCACCACGGGCGGTTCCGAAGCCGTGCTGTTCGCCTTCATGTCGTGCCTCAACCCCGGCGACGAGATCATCGTTCCCGAACCGGCCTACGCCAACTACATGGCTTTCGCCATCTCGGCGGGCGCCGTGATCCGGCCCGTCGTCTCGTCGATTGAGAACGGATTCGCGCTGCCGCCCATCGAGGAGTTCGAGAAGCTGATCAACGAACGCACGCGCGGCATCCTGATCTGCAACCCCAACAACCCCACGGGCTACCTCTATACGCGCCGCGAGATGGACCGCATCCGCGACATGGTTCAGAAATACGACCTGTTCCTCTTCTCCGACGAGGTTTACCGCGAATTCATCTACACCGGTTCGCCCTACATTTCGGCCTGCCACCTCGAAGGCATCGAACAGAACGTCGTGCTGATCGACTCGGTGTCGAAGCGTTATTCCGAATGCGGCATCCGCATCGGCGCGCTGATCACCAAGAACCGAAAACTCCGCAACGCCGTGATGAAATTCTGTCAGGCGCGCCTTTCGCCGCCGCTGCTCGGACAGATCGTCGCCGAAGCCTCGATCGAAGCCCCGCGGTCGTACAGCACGGAGGTTTACGAGGAGTACATCGAACGCCGCAAATGCCTGATCGACGGACTGAACCGCATCCCCGGCGTCTATTCGCCGATCCCGATGGGAGCGTTCTACACCGTGGCGCGGCTCCCGGTGGACGACAGC of the Alistipes senegalensis JC50 genome contains:
- a CDS encoding DUF4906 domain-containing protein; translation: MKIFRKTLCILSVVAAALCSCERSADTIPVSGEQGGDASGRTARMTFGLSAADMRTSALGAAEGRSTVDEDALKNLWVLQFDGATDASKLLFCEYYDASMIGGDATNGYSLSVALYETSGDTKIYFVANVGPDRFQKFSAGDGVPDSDVTLGSFEASTLAFASEAAVSADGVLPMIGSYKGSSVIASGTVQMKRLVAKIDFTFDIQITAAGEKFTPSRVSLRSAASCTRFLEHTLPTGTTGLYPDAASSDNFINYPAVSVSGTGSFTYTWYVPENLRGVVSSIKSPSEKGPENAPAGSTFIEIGGDYQRGSALTDVTYTIYLGENASTDFNVVRNYHYTVSSTIKGLNSRDLRVVVDRGVDAGQYVDGIWE
- a CDS encoding BF2992 family fimbrillin-A clan protein, producing the protein MRKILFLTGILFVAGIAGACHDSESASGRPGGIEVGFALRGVGISASVQPQVRPDSRAAAESLSAGSTVRVAAYKRRASGATADIAQDTYVSEVAYEVQEDGSLKPCAVDSEGKVTSSAGDAMRLSAGAYDFYALTPALPFADDHRSVSVEHGTDYACSLTAACQVAPQSGTSSQTVALSMLERKCSQLYFTISRKAENVTKAVIKKVELSEITLSPVSAVVCEVLPTDVGGGTYDFPASTFTPGDQPYEYTVADEVLPKADAPFGLAMQVVFNSATEATDLDAQVSAMAFAPGLRYTFDVSLQGGFVLLTLQITPWNTDAVWDTSLGDQPHFSVVVGSWEISGWTTDVGGYFTPQIKPDSWTENKDWSADLGAYFSALAGSDAWTDVDMGGIVFENASE
- a CDS encoding fimbrillin family protein yields the protein MKKLSFFSAALLLAAVFSAGCSKDRKPSVKPTPDKDAPVEILLSGGVVPATSAEVRTAQLPPLTRAVINAEHGALEVSFARLDQLDDGQYPAYATLSAALPATLAANTGEVSSEAAISFATSQYYLSRETNNNTKLVGWYPRAVPAAGVVTLNIDGGTDIMLTQELVGCKVAESRFGTTGKVFTFAHQLTQFRFKAYAADAAAPAVWGKITDIALKDRQTKCKITLPGTVEFEGVAADLSLSKNRLADDADIAYPLAFTEGSDTAAECGYAMVAPVAAGASLSLAVVTEQGGTCEVALPVPDAGFEKGKAYDVVLKFTTTAVEPVATIGAWVDASDRVEIPL
- a CDS encoding fimbrillin family protein, which encodes MKKLYVPVLALLTLASCSKSELANRPVVENDMVEIMATSKALTIETRAPFEGQIASDNTLTAVVLGSTTTADYTTRYCDGTITFADDTNAKGFDTTPKYYPVSDATVYFCALYPTALADWKDIATTAKYTFDGKTDVMAAAEVNGKKSTAMAGTVPSFEFKHLLTKLVVKVKAENEAAQNVWGDITGITLVKAMNGDVFDTAEVTLATGAATTGTAFSNPVADGMAFYRIDAAAYTDNAVDDADNKIALTTTAEEVAYSLVAPITAENGVKHFTLSVDTKLGETVTTKEVSFDLYKAKVGEEDPAVFSGDTQGKAFEVTLTFKATEIVAKATVTDWVKGGNSEVEIQ
- a CDS encoding fimbrillin family protein; protein product: MIRLGAKSPTRAVNSLEDLSAAGNNVGIYGIQISDASSGIPSDGSQWGGVLRMDNVRTTSIDALTGNISWAGNYYYPAEEESSVEFCAYHPYAPVGTSSEGRFFVEAPASGHAPVLHFSLSGREDVMFATPVTGSRNSRPQGLEFRHVLTQLRFQVIDSYASLNEVSLRGISLLGVNSDSSMNIETGALGAWSSPGELAVPGITEVLITGSPTQPQSVGQEVMLEPGQPEFHVRVETSKATYDDVLIRPTSSIGGVKEESFAAGRSYLITLSFQQQTGIVLSATVVPWVMAGYGSAIVQ
- a CDS encoding DUF5119 domain-containing protein produces the protein MKTIAHICLSIGLLMAWGCTEESLDYRKQEGYVQIALSWDEGFSPAGSRFYFYPENGGEMLSFDCPSEGFGGVLPVGRYRVIVVNSDCVNVAVRNERSYDTAEIYVLPDEDGEHVCQPERLAYATRLVESETLEVPYRDTVRVAAAPCSCIKHVRFMLEIGDFVPLSSCRGSFSGVSLSRHCLSGLCSSAAASVRFTADPVAGSSSFTADIYVLDLVPPRTDAPSHLLSLELVGEDESSTVYPVTADLTDAVRSIASEGGVFPNEISLRVVLSLIDGQLRASVLPWDEGSGGGVI
- a CDS encoding DUF3575 domain-containing protein, with product MRKLDEFIRQIYRDSLIFVNSVRLCGYCSIEGSYAINERLARSRAEGFRDYLNDKYALSSHFPVEVKWVAEDWAKLRELVEGSQMAHREDVLFLIDHVGVFEGREKKLMDLRGGEPYKYMLKTLFPASRRVEITVQYDLHRIMEEKLQRRLDDAEFAAALEQERAAAEAEERRLAALAEQEEAARVEAERHVAEMARLEAERQAAQAARIEAERKAAEMARLQAEREAAEAARRKAEELQRQREAAAAARRQRKENRRLYPIVGLKTDLVAWAGVCPDFKRTTFMPNIAGEVYFAKRWSVGVSALYADWAYDSGKQFWGLSAYSVEPRLWFRGDGLFRGFFVGVYGEAGDFNNQRDRRDDITTLTNYTGTYWSAGVSVGYLLPLSRHWSFELSVRGGYRSADYNIYDRELPYFYYNSSDKKNEFALTGLRFDVVYRFGGNKH
- a CDS encoding recombinase family protein; this translates as MIVAYLRVSTEKQTLANQQNEISKFADSRNLHVDRWVTEIVSGKKKGRERKLRTLLRRMKRGDTMIVTELSRLSRTLTDIMAIVGELLKKEVCLYSTKDHYAFDDTINSKVLCFAFGLVAEIERNLISMRTREALALRREQGIVLGRRKGSYTKLQQLIDDRREIVSMMNRGHSVAAICRQYGVARNTFDRFRKQYIYSIMRGQRKRWRVNGNVAEPKEKTITDHTETVEL
- a CDS encoding HU family DNA-binding protein; this translates as MNKAQFVEAIALDANIPKVEARKAIDAMIRVTVQSLREGERLTLTGLGTFNVQQRPERVGRNPRTGAAVKIPPRKVIKFRPSVEIE
- a CDS encoding pyridoxal phosphate-dependent aminotransferase; translation: MPEISLRAEQMPASPIRKLVPLADAARARGIKIYHLNIGQPDLPTPQVGLDALKHIDRKVLEYSPSDGYRSLREKLVSYYAQYQIKLTPEEIIVTTGGSEAVLFAFMSCLNPGDEIIVPEPAYANYMAFAISAGAVIRPVVSSIENGFALPPIEEFEKLINERTRGILICNPNNPTGYLYTRREMDRIRDMVQKYDLFLFSDEVYREFIYTGSPYISACHLEGIEQNVVLIDSVSKRYSECGIRIGALITKNRKLRNAVMKFCQARLSPPLLGQIVAEASIEAPRSYSTEVYEEYIERRKCLIDGLNRIPGVYSPIPMGAFYTVARLPVDDSDKFCAWCLSEFEYEGETVMLAPASGFYSDPECGRNEVRIAYVLKKEDLERALVILSKALEAYNSRR